In the genome of Populus alba chromosome 11, ASM523922v2, whole genome shotgun sequence, one region contains:
- the LOC118035037 gene encoding homeobox-leucine zipper protein ATHB-14 isoform X2 — protein MDSSKYVRYTPEQVEALERVYTECPKPSSLRRQQLIRECPILCNIEPKQIKVWFQNRRCREKQRKEASRLQTVNRKLTAMNKLLMEENDRLQKQVSHLVYENGYMRQQIQTASATTTDNSCESVVMSGQHQQQQNPTPQQPQRDANNPAGLLTIAEETLAEFLSKATGTAVDWVQMIGMKPGPDSIGIVAVSRNCSGVAARACGLVSLEPIKVAEILKDRPSWFRDCRCLDIMSVIPTGSGGTIELIYMQTYAPTTLAAARDFWTLRYTTTLEDGSLVICERSLTSSTGGPTGPPPSSFVRADMLPSGYLIRPCEGGGSIIHIVDHVDLDVWSVPEVLRPLYESSKILAQKMTMAALRYIRQIAQETSGEIQYGGGRQPAVLRTFSQRLCRGFNDAVNGFTDSGWSLLDGDGGDDVTIVINSSPTKFLGSQYNPSMSPTFGGVLCAKASMLLQNVPPALLVRFLREHRSEWADYGVDVYSAACLKASPYAVPCARPGGFPSSQVILPLAHTVEHEEFLEVVRLEGHAFSPEDVALAQDMYLLQLCSGVDENALGACAQLIFAPIDESFADDAPLLPSGFRVIPLDPKTDAPAATRTLDLASTLEVGPGGARPASEADTNSYNLRSVLTIAFQFTFENHFRDNVAAMARQYVRGVVASVQRVAMAISPSRLSSNMGPKSLPVSPEALTLARWIYRSYRIHTGGELFRVDSQAGDALLKRLWHHSDAIMCCSLKTNASPVFTFANQAGLDMLETTLVALQDIMLDKILDEAGRKILCSEFSKIMQQGFAYLPAGICVSSMGRPVSYEQAIAWKVLNDDNSNHCLAFMFINWSFV, from the exons ATGGATTCAAGTAAGTATGTGCGCTATACACCTGAGCAAGTTGAGGCTTTGGAGAGGGTGTATACAGAATGTCCAAAGCCTAGTTCCTTGAGAAGACAACAACTCATTAGAGAGTGTCCTATTCTCTGCAACATTGAGCCTAAACAGATCAAAGTCTGGTTTCAAAATCGCAG ATGTCGTGAAAAACAGAGAAAGGAAGCTTCTCGTCTCCAGACAGTGAATAGAAAGCTGACTGCCATGAACAAGCTGTTAATGGAAGAGAATGACCGTTTGCAGAAGCAAGTCTCCCATTTGGTTTATGAAAATGGATACATGCGCCAACAAATTCAGACC GCTTCAGCAACGACCACAGACAATAGCTGTGAGTCTGTGGTCATGAGCGGTCAGCACCAACAACAGCAAAACCCAACACCTCAGCAACCCCAAAGGGATGCTAACAACCCAGCTGG tCTTCTCACAATAGCTGAGGAGACCCTGGCAGAGTTCCTTTCCAAAGCTACTGGAACTGCTGTCGACTGGGTCCAGATGATTGGGATGAAG CCTGGTCCAGATTCTATTGGAATCGTTGCTGTTTCCCGCAACTGCAGTGGGGTAGCAGCGCGAGCCTGTGGCCTTGTGAGCCTGGAGCCCATTAAG GTTGCTGAAATCCTCAAAGATCGTCCATCTTGGTTTCGTGACTGCCGATGCCTTGACATAATGAGTGTGATTCCTACAGGAAGTGGAGGGACAATTGAGCTGATATACATGCAG aCTTATGCACCAACAACACTGGCCGCAGCACGTGACTTTTGGACACTAAGATACACTACAACCTTGGAAGATGGGAGTCTTGTG ATATGTGAGAGGTCATTGACTTCTTCTACTGGTGGCCCAACAGGACCTCCTCCTTCAAGCTTTGTAAGAGCTGATATGCTTCCTAGTGGCTATCTAATTCGACCATGTGAGGGTGGTGGCTCCATCATTCACATTGTTGATCATGTTGACTTGGAT GTTTGGAGTGTTCCTGAAGTTCTGAGGCCACTTTATGAGTCATCCAAAATTCTTGCTCAGAAAATGACCATGGCG GCCTTGCGGTACATAAGACAAATTGCACAAGAGACTAGTGGGGAAATTCAGTATGGAGGTGGTCGTCAGCCTGCTGTTTTAAGGACATTTAGTCAGAGGCTCTGCAG GGGTTTCAATGATGCTGTAAATGGATTCACAGATAGTGGGTGGTCACTTCTGGATGGTGATGGCGGGGATGATGTGACCATCGTCATAAATTCATCGCCAACTAAATTTCTAGGATCTCAATACAACCCATCTATGTCACCTACATTTGGAGGAGTCCTGTGTGCGAAGGCATCAATGTTGCTGCAG AATGTTCCTCCTGCTTTGCTTGTTCGTTTTCTGAGAGAACATCGTTCGGAGTGGGCTGACTATGGGGTTGATGTGTACTCTGCTGCATGTCTTAAAGCAAGTCCTTATGCAGTTCCATGTGCAAGACCTGGTGGCTTCCCTAGTAGCCAGGTCATTTTACCTCTTGCACATACTGTGGAGCATGAAGAG TTCTTGGAGGTAGTTCGGCTGGAGGGCCATGCATTCTCCCCAGAAGATGTAGCCCTGGCACAGGATATGTACTTGTTGCAG CTATGCAGCGGAGTTGATGAAAATGCTCTTGGTGCTTGTGCTCAGCTCATCTTTGCGCCTATTGATGAATCCTTTGCTGATGATGCACCATTGTTGCCATCTGGATTTCGTGTCATACCATTAGATCCTAAAACA GATGCACCTGCTGCTACTCGAACTTTAGATTTAGCCTCGACACTTGAAGTAGGACCTGGTGGTGCACGTCCAGCTAGTGAAGCTGACACCAACAGTTATAACCTTAGGTCAGTACTGACAATCGCATTCCAATTTACGTTTGAGAACCACTTCCGAGACAATGTGGCTGCTATGGCTCGCCAATATGTGCGTGGTGTTGTGGCGTCTGTTCAGAGGGTTGCAATGGCAATTTCCCCTTCCCGGCTCAGCTCCAATATGGGGCCGAAGTCCCTTCCTGTCTCTCCTGAGGCTTTAACTCTAGCTCGATGGATATACCGAAGCTACAG GATTCATACTGGAGGAGAGCTATTTCGGGTTGACTCCCAAGCTGGGGATGCTTTGCTGAAGCGACTGTGGCACCATTCAGATGCAATTATGTGCTGCTCCTTGAAAACAAAC gCATCTCCAGTTTTCACCTTTGCAAACCAGGCTGGGCTTGATATGCTTGAAACTACTCTTGTGGCCCTTCAAGATATCATGCTTGACAAGATTCTTGACGAAGCAGGCCGGAAGATTCTCTGCTCTGAGTTCTCTAAGATAATGCAACAG GGATTTGCTTATCTGCCAGCCGGAATATGTGTATCAAGCATGGGGAGGCCGGTCTCCTACGAGCAGGCCATTGCATGGAAAGTTCTTAATGATGATAATTCCAACCACTGTCTGGCTTTCATGTTCATTAACTGGTCCTTTGTGTAG
- the LOC118035037 gene encoding homeobox-leucine zipper protein ATHB-14 isoform X1, which translates to MALSMHSKDKQMDSSKYVRYTPEQVEALERVYTECPKPSSLRRQQLIRECPILCNIEPKQIKVWFQNRRCREKQRKEASRLQTVNRKLTAMNKLLMEENDRLQKQVSHLVYENGYMRQQIQTASATTTDNSCESVVMSGQHQQQQNPTPQQPQRDANNPAGLLTIAEETLAEFLSKATGTAVDWVQMIGMKPGPDSIGIVAVSRNCSGVAARACGLVSLEPIKVAEILKDRPSWFRDCRCLDIMSVIPTGSGGTIELIYMQTYAPTTLAAARDFWTLRYTTTLEDGSLVICERSLTSSTGGPTGPPPSSFVRADMLPSGYLIRPCEGGGSIIHIVDHVDLDVWSVPEVLRPLYESSKILAQKMTMAALRYIRQIAQETSGEIQYGGGRQPAVLRTFSQRLCRGFNDAVNGFTDSGWSLLDGDGGDDVTIVINSSPTKFLGSQYNPSMSPTFGGVLCAKASMLLQNVPPALLVRFLREHRSEWADYGVDVYSAACLKASPYAVPCARPGGFPSSQVILPLAHTVEHEEFLEVVRLEGHAFSPEDVALAQDMYLLQLCSGVDENALGACAQLIFAPIDESFADDAPLLPSGFRVIPLDPKTDAPAATRTLDLASTLEVGPGGARPASEADTNSYNLRSVLTIAFQFTFENHFRDNVAAMARQYVRGVVASVQRVAMAISPSRLSSNMGPKSLPVSPEALTLARWIYRSYRIHTGGELFRVDSQAGDALLKRLWHHSDAIMCCSLKTNASPVFTFANQAGLDMLETTLVALQDIMLDKILDEAGRKILCSEFSKIMQQGFAYLPAGICVSSMGRPVSYEQAIAWKVLNDDNSNHCLAFMFINWSFV; encoded by the exons ATGGCGCTTTCTATGCACAGTAAGGACAAGCAGATGGATTCAAGTAAGTATGTGCGCTATACACCTGAGCAAGTTGAGGCTTTGGAGAGGGTGTATACAGAATGTCCAAAGCCTAGTTCCTTGAGAAGACAACAACTCATTAGAGAGTGTCCTATTCTCTGCAACATTGAGCCTAAACAGATCAAAGTCTGGTTTCAAAATCGCAG ATGTCGTGAAAAACAGAGAAAGGAAGCTTCTCGTCTCCAGACAGTGAATAGAAAGCTGACTGCCATGAACAAGCTGTTAATGGAAGAGAATGACCGTTTGCAGAAGCAAGTCTCCCATTTGGTTTATGAAAATGGATACATGCGCCAACAAATTCAGACC GCTTCAGCAACGACCACAGACAATAGCTGTGAGTCTGTGGTCATGAGCGGTCAGCACCAACAACAGCAAAACCCAACACCTCAGCAACCCCAAAGGGATGCTAACAACCCAGCTGG tCTTCTCACAATAGCTGAGGAGACCCTGGCAGAGTTCCTTTCCAAAGCTACTGGAACTGCTGTCGACTGGGTCCAGATGATTGGGATGAAG CCTGGTCCAGATTCTATTGGAATCGTTGCTGTTTCCCGCAACTGCAGTGGGGTAGCAGCGCGAGCCTGTGGCCTTGTGAGCCTGGAGCCCATTAAG GTTGCTGAAATCCTCAAAGATCGTCCATCTTGGTTTCGTGACTGCCGATGCCTTGACATAATGAGTGTGATTCCTACAGGAAGTGGAGGGACAATTGAGCTGATATACATGCAG aCTTATGCACCAACAACACTGGCCGCAGCACGTGACTTTTGGACACTAAGATACACTACAACCTTGGAAGATGGGAGTCTTGTG ATATGTGAGAGGTCATTGACTTCTTCTACTGGTGGCCCAACAGGACCTCCTCCTTCAAGCTTTGTAAGAGCTGATATGCTTCCTAGTGGCTATCTAATTCGACCATGTGAGGGTGGTGGCTCCATCATTCACATTGTTGATCATGTTGACTTGGAT GTTTGGAGTGTTCCTGAAGTTCTGAGGCCACTTTATGAGTCATCCAAAATTCTTGCTCAGAAAATGACCATGGCG GCCTTGCGGTACATAAGACAAATTGCACAAGAGACTAGTGGGGAAATTCAGTATGGAGGTGGTCGTCAGCCTGCTGTTTTAAGGACATTTAGTCAGAGGCTCTGCAG GGGTTTCAATGATGCTGTAAATGGATTCACAGATAGTGGGTGGTCACTTCTGGATGGTGATGGCGGGGATGATGTGACCATCGTCATAAATTCATCGCCAACTAAATTTCTAGGATCTCAATACAACCCATCTATGTCACCTACATTTGGAGGAGTCCTGTGTGCGAAGGCATCAATGTTGCTGCAG AATGTTCCTCCTGCTTTGCTTGTTCGTTTTCTGAGAGAACATCGTTCGGAGTGGGCTGACTATGGGGTTGATGTGTACTCTGCTGCATGTCTTAAAGCAAGTCCTTATGCAGTTCCATGTGCAAGACCTGGTGGCTTCCCTAGTAGCCAGGTCATTTTACCTCTTGCACATACTGTGGAGCATGAAGAG TTCTTGGAGGTAGTTCGGCTGGAGGGCCATGCATTCTCCCCAGAAGATGTAGCCCTGGCACAGGATATGTACTTGTTGCAG CTATGCAGCGGAGTTGATGAAAATGCTCTTGGTGCTTGTGCTCAGCTCATCTTTGCGCCTATTGATGAATCCTTTGCTGATGATGCACCATTGTTGCCATCTGGATTTCGTGTCATACCATTAGATCCTAAAACA GATGCACCTGCTGCTACTCGAACTTTAGATTTAGCCTCGACACTTGAAGTAGGACCTGGTGGTGCACGTCCAGCTAGTGAAGCTGACACCAACAGTTATAACCTTAGGTCAGTACTGACAATCGCATTCCAATTTACGTTTGAGAACCACTTCCGAGACAATGTGGCTGCTATGGCTCGCCAATATGTGCGTGGTGTTGTGGCGTCTGTTCAGAGGGTTGCAATGGCAATTTCCCCTTCCCGGCTCAGCTCCAATATGGGGCCGAAGTCCCTTCCTGTCTCTCCTGAGGCTTTAACTCTAGCTCGATGGATATACCGAAGCTACAG GATTCATACTGGAGGAGAGCTATTTCGGGTTGACTCCCAAGCTGGGGATGCTTTGCTGAAGCGACTGTGGCACCATTCAGATGCAATTATGTGCTGCTCCTTGAAAACAAAC gCATCTCCAGTTTTCACCTTTGCAAACCAGGCTGGGCTTGATATGCTTGAAACTACTCTTGTGGCCCTTCAAGATATCATGCTTGACAAGATTCTTGACGAAGCAGGCCGGAAGATTCTCTGCTCTGAGTTCTCTAAGATAATGCAACAG GGATTTGCTTATCTGCCAGCCGGAATATGTGTATCAAGCATGGGGAGGCCGGTCTCCTACGAGCAGGCCATTGCATGGAAAGTTCTTAATGATGATAATTCCAACCACTGTCTGGCTTTCATGTTCATTAACTGGTCCTTTGTGTAG